The following proteins come from a genomic window of Microtus ochrogaster isolate Prairie Vole_2 chromosome 7, MicOch1.0, whole genome shotgun sequence:
- the Wdr81 gene encoding WD repeat-containing protein 81 isoform X4, translated as MAQGSRGRKVVLTTGSEGWSSSPGPDMEELLRSVERDLNIDARQLAPAPGGTHVVALVPARWLASLRERRLGPCPRAEGLGEAEVRTLLQRSVQRLPPGWTRVEVHGLRKQRLSYRLGGVLSFEEGSCSPETLTRFMQEVAAQNYRNLWRHAYHTYGQPYSHSPAPSAVPALDSIRQALQRVYGCAFLPVGESTQCPSNVRDGPCTSRGSPACPSLLRAEALLESPEMLYVVHPYVQFSLHDVVTFSPAKLTNSQAKVLFILFRVLRAMDACHRQGLACGALSLHHIAVDEKLCGELRLDLSAYEMPSEDESQEVSVEKNGTGVKSEKEEAGRPACPTCQKELKGLMLDWVHGRISNFHYLMQLNRLAGRRQGDPNYHPVLPWVVDFTTPYGRFRDLRKSKFRLNKGDKQLDFTYEMTRQAFVAGGAGAGAGESPHVPHHISDVLSDITYYVYKARRTPRSVLCGHVRAQWEPHEYPATMERMQTWTPDECIPEFYTDPSIFCSIHPDMPDLDVPTWCSSNEEFVAAHRALLESREVSQDLHHWIDLTFGYKLQGKEAVKEKNVCLHLVDAHTHLTSYGVVQLFDQPHPQRLAGAPALAPEPPVIPRLLVQPIQEATGQEDIPGQLMNGVGRLVLEATPCETGWTRDRPVTGEDDLEQATEALDSISVPGKASDQLGSSSSQVSPGLLSFSTTAGSRPGRRSKAAGSDLGEGEEGKIVLPEGFSPIQALEELEKMGNFLAKGLGSQLEVPEQPRVQPPVHLQRLFHRDMQVLGVLLAEMVFATRVRTLPPDAPLWVRFEAVRGLCTRHSKDVPVSLQPVLDTLLQLSGPKNPMVVKKGKLDPLFEYRPVSQGLPPPSPAQLLSPFSSVVPFPSYFPALHRFILLYQARRVEDEAQGRELVFALWQQLGAVLSDITPEGLEILLPFVLSLMSEEHTAVYTAWYLFEPVAKALGPKNANKYLLKPLIGAYESPCRLHGRFYLYTDCFVAQLVVRLGLQAFLIHLLPHVLQVLAGLEASQEESKGLVGTTEDEESEIPGSRPGSCAFGEEIQMDGEPPASSGLGLPDYRSGVSFHDQAELPDTEDFQSGLYVAESPQPQEAEAMSLGQLSDKSSTSEASQGEERGGEDGGAPVDKNSLKSGDSSQDLKQSEGSEEEEEEEGCVILEEEEESDDITGASELALPDTVLSMETVVAPGDGREREEEEEPLIEQPEGKEQKILLDTACKMVRWLSAKLGPTVASRHVARNLLRLLTSCYVGPTRQQFTDSGDESPPLSAGNIYQKRPVLGDIVSGPVLSCLLHIAHLYGEPVLTYQYLPYISYLVAPGSNSSPSRLNSRKEAGLLAAVTLTQKIIVYLSDTTLMDILPRISHEVLLPVLSFLTSLVTGFPSGAQARTVLCVKTVSLIALICLRIGQEMVQQHLSEPVATFFQVFSHLHELRQQDLQLDPKGCGEGQLPEATFSDGHRRPVDPSLLEELQKATSSGRSSPTTSWSGSWQHCIWKASAPALETQPAWSPLCPVPAPNGTLRVGAVSWMMATQGPLGVFWLEIASRFLILNLRVPGPWAPSLESEVGASAAEVKTMP; from the exons ATGGCCCAGGGGAGCAGAGGGCGGAAAGTGGTTCTTACAACAGGATCAGAGGGCTGGTCTTCTTCCCCGGGACCTGACATGGAGGAGCTGCTCCGGAGCGTGGAGAGAGACCTGAACATCGATGCCCGGCAGCTAGCCCCGGCGCCGGGGGGCACCCACGTGGTGGCCCTAGTGCCCGCGCGTTGGCTGGCTAGTCTCCGCGAACGCCGCCTGGGACCCTGTCCCCGGGCCGAGGGCCTGGGTGAAGCGGAAGTCAGGACTCTACTTCAACGCTCGGTACAGAGGCTGCCCCCGGGCTGGACGCGGGTAGAGGTGCACGGGCTGCGGAAGCAGAGACTGTCCTACCGGCTGGGCGGAGTCCTGTCCTTTGAGGAGGGGTCCTGTAGCCCCGAGACTCTAACTCGTTTCATGCAGGAGGTGGCTGCCCAGAATTACCGGAACCTGTGGCGCCATGCATACCATACTTATGGGCAGCCCTATAGCCATAGCCCTGCCCCCTCAGCTGTACCCGCCCTAGACTCTATAAGACAGGCTCTACAGAGGGTCTATGGATGCGCCTTCCTGCCAGTGGGTGAATCCACCCAGTGTCCATCAAATGTCAGAGATGGGCCCTGCACCTCTCGGGGCAGCCCTGCCTGCCCTAGCCTTTTGCGAGCTGAGGCCCTGCTGGAGTCACCCGAGATGCTGTATGTGGTACACCCTTATGTACAGTTCTCCCTGCATGATGTAGTTACCTTCAGCCCTGCCAAGCTGACCAACAGCCAAGCCAAGGTGCTTTTCATTCTCTTCCGTGTCCTCAGGGCCATGGATGCCTGTCACCGCCAAGGGCTGGCCTGTGGGGCCTTGTCTTTGCACCACATAGCTGTGGACGAGAAGCTGTGCGGTGAGCTCCGCTTGGACCTGAGTGCTTATGAGATGCCGTCTGAGGATGAGAGCCAGGAGGTCTCTGTAGAGAAAAACGGGACAGGCGTTAAATctgagaaagaggaggcagggagacctGCGTGCCCCACCTGCCAGAAGGAACTCAAGGGCCTTATGCTAGACTGGGTCCACGGCCGAATCAGCAACTTCCACTACCTCATGCAGCTGAATAGGTTGGCAGGTCGCCGACAGGGGGATCCCAACTATCACCCAGTGCTGCCCTGGGTGGTGGACTTTACCACGCCCTATGGGCGCTTCAGAGACCTTCGTAAGTCCAAGTTCCGACTCAACAAGGGAGATAAGCAATTGGACTTCACCTACGAGATGACGCGGCAGGCATTTGTAGCAGGCGGTGCAGGTGCAGGAGCTGGGGAATCTCCTCATGTTCCCCATCACATCTCCGATGTGCTCTCGGACATTACGTACTATGTATACAAGGCTCGGCGCACACCCCGCTCGGTCCTCTGTGGACATGTCCGAGCACAGTGGGAGCCCCACGAGTATCCTGCCACCATGGAGCGGATGCAGACCTGGACACCTGACGAGTGCATCCCTGAGTTCTACACGGATCCCTCCATCTTCTGCTCCATCCACCCCGACATGCCTGACCTGGATGTGCCCACCTGGTGCAGTTCTAACGAGGAGTTTGTGGCTGCCCATAGAGCGCTGCTGGAGAGCCGGGAGGTATCTCAAGACCTGCACCATTGGATTGATCTTACCTTCGGCTACAAACTCCAGGGCAAAGAGGCTGTGAAGGAGAAGAATGTGTGTCTGCACTTGGTGGATGCCCACACCCACTTGACCAGCTATGGCGTAGTACAGCTCTTTGATCAGCCGCATCCCCAGCGCCTGGCTGGggctcctgccctggctcctgAGCCTCCAGTAATCCCCCGGCTATTGGTCCAGCCCATTCAGGAGGCCACAGGCCAAGAGGACATTCCAGGACAACTTATGAATGGGGTAGGCAGGCTTGTTTTAGAGGCCACTCCATGTGAGACTGGCTGGACTAGAGACAGGCCCGTGACAGGGGAAGATGACTTAGAGCAGGCTACGGAAGCTCTGGATTCCATCTCTGTCCCTGGGAAAGCAAGTGACCAGCTGGGCTCATCCTCCAGTCAAGTATCACCTGGCCTGTTGTCTTTTTCAACAACCGCGGGCTCTCGACCAGGCCGCAGAAGCAAAGCTGCTGGATCGGACCTTGGCGAGGGTGAGGAGGGAAAGATTGTTCTTCCTGAGGGCTTCAGTCCCATCCAGGCATTGGAAGAGCTGGAGAAGATGGGTAACTTCCTGGCTAAAGGCTTAGGGAGCCAGCTGGAGGTACCTGAACAGCCTCGGGTCCAGCCACCTGTGCACCTGCAGCGCCTCTTCCACCGAGACATGCAGGTGCTGGGTGTCCTGTTGGCCGAGATGGTTTTTGCCACCAGGGTCCGCACACTGCCACCTGATGCACCTTTGTGGGTGCGCTTTGAGGCTGTCCGGGGTCTCTGTACGCGTCACTCCAAGGACGTCCCCGTGTCTTTGCAGCCTGTGCTGGACACACTTCTTCAGCTGAGTGGACCCAAAAATCCCATGGTGGTGAAGAAGGGCAAGCTGGACCCACTGTTTGAGTACAGGCCCGTTTCCCAGGGACTGCCccctcccagcccagcccagctcctcAGCCCCTTCAGCTCTGTGGTCCCCTTTCCTTCGTACTTCCCAGCACTGCACAGGTTCATTCTGCTGTATCAGGCGAGGCGCGTGGAGGATGAGGCCCAGGGACGGGAGCTAGTGTTTGCTCTGTGGCAGCAACTGGGCGCAGTGCTGAGTGACATCACTCCTGAGGGCTTGGAGATCCTGCTGCCTTTTGTGTTGTCACTCATGTCTGAGGAGCACACGGCTGTGTACACAGCCTGGTACCTATTTGAACCTGTTGCCAAGGCCCTAGGCCCCAAAAATGCCAATAAGTACCTCCTGAAGCCCCTCATCGGTGCCTATGAGAGCCCCTGCCGGTTGCATGGCCGCTTCTACCTGTACACTGACTGTTTTGTGGCCCAGTTGGTGGTGCGGTTGGGTTTGCAGGCCTTCCTCATTCACCTGCTGCCCCATGTCCTTCAGGTACTAGCTGGGCTGGAAGCCTCCCAGGAGGAGAGCAAAGGCCTGGTTGGAACCACTGAGGATGAGGAAAGTGAGATCCCAGGGTCCAGGCCTGGCTCGTGTGCCTTTGGGGAGGAGATTCAGATGGACGGGGAACCTCCTGCTTCCTCAGGACTGGGACTCCCAGACTACAGGTCAGGTGTCAGCTTCCATGACCAGGCCGAgctgccagacacagaggattTCCAATCTGGACTTTATGTGGCCGAATctccacagccccaggaagctgaggccatgAGCCTGGGCCAGCTGAGCGACAAGAGCAGCACCAGCGAGGCCTCGCAGGGCGAGGAGCggggtggggaggatgggggTGCCCCTGTGGACAAGAATAGCCTGAAGTCAGGCGACAGCAGCCAGGACTTGAAGCAAAGTGAGGgctctgaggaggaagaggaggaggaaggctgtGTGAtcctagaggaggaagaggagtcagaTGACATCACAGGAGCATCTGAGCTTGCTCTGCCTGACACAGTGTTGTCCATGGAGACGGTCGTGGCTCCTGGGgacgggagagagagagaagaggaagaggagcccTTGATAGAGCAGCCAGAAGGCAAAGAACAGAAGATCCTCCTTG ATACTGCGTGCAAGATGGTCCGCTGGCTGTCCGCCAAGCTTGGCCCCACAGTGGCCTCTCGCCATGTGGCCCGGAACTTGCTGCGCCTGCTGACATCTTGTTATGTGG GGCCCACTCGGCAGCAGTTCACAGACAGCGGTGACGAGAGTCCCCCACTGAGTGCCGGCAACATCTACCAGAAGAGGCCAGTGCTCGGTGACATAGTGTCAGGGCCTGTGCTCAGCTGTCTCCTCCACATCGCCCACCTCTATGGAGAACCGGTTCTCACCTACCAGTACCTGCCCTACATCAGCTACCTG GTGGCCCCAGGGAGCAACTCAAGCCCCAGCCGATTGAACAGCCGCAAGGAGGCGGGGCTGCTGGCCGCCGTCACACTGACTCAGAAGATCATTGTGTATCTCTCAGACACGACCCTCATGGACATTCTGCCCCGCATCAGCCATGAAGTCCTGTTGCCCGTGCTCAGCTTCCTCACCTCCCTTGTCACAGG GTTCCCAAGTGGGGCCCAGGCCCGGACTGTCCTGTGTGTGAAGACGGTCAGTCTCATCGCCCTCATCTGCTTGCGCATCGGacaggagatggttcagcagcatCTCAGCGAGCCCGTGGCCACCTTCTTCCAGGTCTTCTCTCATCTGCATGAGCTGCGGCAGCAG GACCTGCAGCTGGACCCTAAGGGCTGTGGTGAGGGCCAGCTGCCAGAGGCCACCTTCTCTGACGGGCATCGACGGCCAGTGGACCCCAGCCTGCTGGAAGAGCTGCAGAAG GCGACATCATCCGGAAGATCATCCCCAACCACGAGTTGGTCGGGGAGCTGGCAGCATTGTATCTGGAAAGCATCAGCCCCAGCGCTCGAAACCCAGCCAGCATGGAGCCCACTATGCCCAGTGCCAGCCCCGAATGGGACCCTCAGAGTGGGAGCTGTCTCTTGGATGATGGCCACTCAGGGACCTTTGGGAGTGTTCTGGTTGGAAATCGCATCCAGATTCCTGATTCTCAACCTGAGAGTCCCGGGCCCCTGGGCCCCATCTCTGGAGTCGGAGGTGGGGGCCTCAGCAGCAGAAGTGAAGACAATGCCCTGA
- the Wdr81 gene encoding WD repeat-containing protein 81 isoform X1, with amino-acid sequence MAQGSRGRKVVLTTGSEGWSSSPGPDMEELLRSVERDLNIDARQLAPAPGGTHVVALVPARWLASLRERRLGPCPRAEGLGEAEVRTLLQRSVQRLPPGWTRVEVHGLRKQRLSYRLGGVLSFEEGSCSPETLTRFMQEVAAQNYRNLWRHAYHTYGQPYSHSPAPSAVPALDSIRQALQRVYGCAFLPVGESTQCPSNVRDGPCTSRGSPACPSLLRAEALLESPEMLYVVHPYVQFSLHDVVTFSPAKLTNSQAKVLFILFRVLRAMDACHRQGLACGALSLHHIAVDEKLCGELRLDLSAYEMPSEDESQEVSVEKNGTGVKSEKEEAGRPACPTCQKELKGLMLDWVHGRISNFHYLMQLNRLAGRRQGDPNYHPVLPWVVDFTTPYGRFRDLRKSKFRLNKGDKQLDFTYEMTRQAFVAGGAGAGAGESPHVPHHISDVLSDITYYVYKARRTPRSVLCGHVRAQWEPHEYPATMERMQTWTPDECIPEFYTDPSIFCSIHPDMPDLDVPTWCSSNEEFVAAHRALLESREVSQDLHHWIDLTFGYKLQGKEAVKEKNVCLHLVDAHTHLTSYGVVQLFDQPHPQRLAGAPALAPEPPVIPRLLVQPIQEATGQEDIPGQLMNGVGRLVLEATPCETGWTRDRPVTGEDDLEQATEALDSISVPGKASDQLGSSSSQVSPGLLSFSTTAGSRPGRRSKAAGSDLGEGEEGKIVLPEGFSPIQALEELEKMGNFLAKGLGSQLEVPEQPRVQPPVHLQRLFHRDMQVLGVLLAEMVFATRVRTLPPDAPLWVRFEAVRGLCTRHSKDVPVSLQPVLDTLLQLSGPKNPMVVKKGKLDPLFEYRPVSQGLPPPSPAQLLSPFSSVVPFPSYFPALHRFILLYQARRVEDEAQGRELVFALWQQLGAVLSDITPEGLEILLPFVLSLMSEEHTAVYTAWYLFEPVAKALGPKNANKYLLKPLIGAYESPCRLHGRFYLYTDCFVAQLVVRLGLQAFLIHLLPHVLQVLAGLEASQEESKGLVGTTEDEESEIPGSRPGSCAFGEEIQMDGEPPASSGLGLPDYRSGVSFHDQAELPDTEDFQSGLYVAESPQPQEAEAMSLGQLSDKSSTSEASQGEERGGEDGGAPVDKNSLKSGDSSQDLKQSEGSEEEEEEEGCVILEEEEESDDITGASELALPDTVLSMETVVAPGDGREREEEEEPLIEQPEGKEQKILLDTACKMVRWLSAKLGPTVASRHVARNLLRLLTSCYVGPTRQQFTDSGDESPPLSAGNIYQKRPVLGDIVSGPVLSCLLHIAHLYGEPVLTYQYLPYISYLVAPGSNSSPSRLNSRKEAGLLAAVTLTQKIIVYLSDTTLMDILPRISHEVLLPVLSFLTSLVTGFPSGAQARTVLCVKTVSLIALICLRIGQEMVQQHLSEPVATFFQVFSHLHELRQQDLQLDPKGCGEGQLPEATFSDGHRRPVDPSLLEELQKVFTLEMAYTIYVPFSCLLGDIIRKIIPNHELVGELAALYLESISPSARNPASMEPTMPSASPEWDPQSGSCLLDDGHSGTFGSVLVGNRIQIPDSQPESPGPLGPISGVGGGGLSSRSEDNALKRELPRSAHSLSGNWLAYWQYEIGVSQQDAHFHFHQIRLQSFVGHTGAVKCVAPLSSEDFFLSGSKDRTVRLWPLYNYGDGTSETAPRLVYSQHRKSVFYAGQLEAPQYVVSCDGAVHVWDPFTGKTLRTVDPSDSRVPLTAVAVMPAPHTSITMASSDSTLRFVDCRKPGLQHEFRLGGGLNPGLVRALAVSPSGRSVVAGFSSGFMVLLDTRTGLVLRGWPAHEGDILQIKAIEGSMLVSSSSDHSLTVWKELEQKPTHHYKSASDPIHTFDLYGSEVVTGTVANKIGICSLLEPPSQATTKLSSENFRGTLTSLALLPTKRHLLLGSDNGIIRLLA; translated from the exons ATGGCCCAGGGGAGCAGAGGGCGGAAAGTGGTTCTTACAACAGGATCAGAGGGCTGGTCTTCTTCCCCGGGACCTGACATGGAGGAGCTGCTCCGGAGCGTGGAGAGAGACCTGAACATCGATGCCCGGCAGCTAGCCCCGGCGCCGGGGGGCACCCACGTGGTGGCCCTAGTGCCCGCGCGTTGGCTGGCTAGTCTCCGCGAACGCCGCCTGGGACCCTGTCCCCGGGCCGAGGGCCTGGGTGAAGCGGAAGTCAGGACTCTACTTCAACGCTCGGTACAGAGGCTGCCCCCGGGCTGGACGCGGGTAGAGGTGCACGGGCTGCGGAAGCAGAGACTGTCCTACCGGCTGGGCGGAGTCCTGTCCTTTGAGGAGGGGTCCTGTAGCCCCGAGACTCTAACTCGTTTCATGCAGGAGGTGGCTGCCCAGAATTACCGGAACCTGTGGCGCCATGCATACCATACTTATGGGCAGCCCTATAGCCATAGCCCTGCCCCCTCAGCTGTACCCGCCCTAGACTCTATAAGACAGGCTCTACAGAGGGTCTATGGATGCGCCTTCCTGCCAGTGGGTGAATCCACCCAGTGTCCATCAAATGTCAGAGATGGGCCCTGCACCTCTCGGGGCAGCCCTGCCTGCCCTAGCCTTTTGCGAGCTGAGGCCCTGCTGGAGTCACCCGAGATGCTGTATGTGGTACACCCTTATGTACAGTTCTCCCTGCATGATGTAGTTACCTTCAGCCCTGCCAAGCTGACCAACAGCCAAGCCAAGGTGCTTTTCATTCTCTTCCGTGTCCTCAGGGCCATGGATGCCTGTCACCGCCAAGGGCTGGCCTGTGGGGCCTTGTCTTTGCACCACATAGCTGTGGACGAGAAGCTGTGCGGTGAGCTCCGCTTGGACCTGAGTGCTTATGAGATGCCGTCTGAGGATGAGAGCCAGGAGGTCTCTGTAGAGAAAAACGGGACAGGCGTTAAATctgagaaagaggaggcagggagacctGCGTGCCCCACCTGCCAGAAGGAACTCAAGGGCCTTATGCTAGACTGGGTCCACGGCCGAATCAGCAACTTCCACTACCTCATGCAGCTGAATAGGTTGGCAGGTCGCCGACAGGGGGATCCCAACTATCACCCAGTGCTGCCCTGGGTGGTGGACTTTACCACGCCCTATGGGCGCTTCAGAGACCTTCGTAAGTCCAAGTTCCGACTCAACAAGGGAGATAAGCAATTGGACTTCACCTACGAGATGACGCGGCAGGCATTTGTAGCAGGCGGTGCAGGTGCAGGAGCTGGGGAATCTCCTCATGTTCCCCATCACATCTCCGATGTGCTCTCGGACATTACGTACTATGTATACAAGGCTCGGCGCACACCCCGCTCGGTCCTCTGTGGACATGTCCGAGCACAGTGGGAGCCCCACGAGTATCCTGCCACCATGGAGCGGATGCAGACCTGGACACCTGACGAGTGCATCCCTGAGTTCTACACGGATCCCTCCATCTTCTGCTCCATCCACCCCGACATGCCTGACCTGGATGTGCCCACCTGGTGCAGTTCTAACGAGGAGTTTGTGGCTGCCCATAGAGCGCTGCTGGAGAGCCGGGAGGTATCTCAAGACCTGCACCATTGGATTGATCTTACCTTCGGCTACAAACTCCAGGGCAAAGAGGCTGTGAAGGAGAAGAATGTGTGTCTGCACTTGGTGGATGCCCACACCCACTTGACCAGCTATGGCGTAGTACAGCTCTTTGATCAGCCGCATCCCCAGCGCCTGGCTGGggctcctgccctggctcctgAGCCTCCAGTAATCCCCCGGCTATTGGTCCAGCCCATTCAGGAGGCCACAGGCCAAGAGGACATTCCAGGACAACTTATGAATGGGGTAGGCAGGCTTGTTTTAGAGGCCACTCCATGTGAGACTGGCTGGACTAGAGACAGGCCCGTGACAGGGGAAGATGACTTAGAGCAGGCTACGGAAGCTCTGGATTCCATCTCTGTCCCTGGGAAAGCAAGTGACCAGCTGGGCTCATCCTCCAGTCAAGTATCACCTGGCCTGTTGTCTTTTTCAACAACCGCGGGCTCTCGACCAGGCCGCAGAAGCAAAGCTGCTGGATCGGACCTTGGCGAGGGTGAGGAGGGAAAGATTGTTCTTCCTGAGGGCTTCAGTCCCATCCAGGCATTGGAAGAGCTGGAGAAGATGGGTAACTTCCTGGCTAAAGGCTTAGGGAGCCAGCTGGAGGTACCTGAACAGCCTCGGGTCCAGCCACCTGTGCACCTGCAGCGCCTCTTCCACCGAGACATGCAGGTGCTGGGTGTCCTGTTGGCCGAGATGGTTTTTGCCACCAGGGTCCGCACACTGCCACCTGATGCACCTTTGTGGGTGCGCTTTGAGGCTGTCCGGGGTCTCTGTACGCGTCACTCCAAGGACGTCCCCGTGTCTTTGCAGCCTGTGCTGGACACACTTCTTCAGCTGAGTGGACCCAAAAATCCCATGGTGGTGAAGAAGGGCAAGCTGGACCCACTGTTTGAGTACAGGCCCGTTTCCCAGGGACTGCCccctcccagcccagcccagctcctcAGCCCCTTCAGCTCTGTGGTCCCCTTTCCTTCGTACTTCCCAGCACTGCACAGGTTCATTCTGCTGTATCAGGCGAGGCGCGTGGAGGATGAGGCCCAGGGACGGGAGCTAGTGTTTGCTCTGTGGCAGCAACTGGGCGCAGTGCTGAGTGACATCACTCCTGAGGGCTTGGAGATCCTGCTGCCTTTTGTGTTGTCACTCATGTCTGAGGAGCACACGGCTGTGTACACAGCCTGGTACCTATTTGAACCTGTTGCCAAGGCCCTAGGCCCCAAAAATGCCAATAAGTACCTCCTGAAGCCCCTCATCGGTGCCTATGAGAGCCCCTGCCGGTTGCATGGCCGCTTCTACCTGTACACTGACTGTTTTGTGGCCCAGTTGGTGGTGCGGTTGGGTTTGCAGGCCTTCCTCATTCACCTGCTGCCCCATGTCCTTCAGGTACTAGCTGGGCTGGAAGCCTCCCAGGAGGAGAGCAAAGGCCTGGTTGGAACCACTGAGGATGAGGAAAGTGAGATCCCAGGGTCCAGGCCTGGCTCGTGTGCCTTTGGGGAGGAGATTCAGATGGACGGGGAACCTCCTGCTTCCTCAGGACTGGGACTCCCAGACTACAGGTCAGGTGTCAGCTTCCATGACCAGGCCGAgctgccagacacagaggattTCCAATCTGGACTTTATGTGGCCGAATctccacagccccaggaagctgaggccatgAGCCTGGGCCAGCTGAGCGACAAGAGCAGCACCAGCGAGGCCTCGCAGGGCGAGGAGCggggtggggaggatgggggTGCCCCTGTGGACAAGAATAGCCTGAAGTCAGGCGACAGCAGCCAGGACTTGAAGCAAAGTGAGGgctctgaggaggaagaggaggaggaaggctgtGTGAtcctagaggaggaagaggagtcagaTGACATCACAGGAGCATCTGAGCTTGCTCTGCCTGACACAGTGTTGTCCATGGAGACGGTCGTGGCTCCTGGGgacgggagagagagagaagaggaagaggagcccTTGATAGAGCAGCCAGAAGGCAAAGAACAGAAGATCCTCCTTG ATACTGCGTGCAAGATGGTCCGCTGGCTGTCCGCCAAGCTTGGCCCCACAGTGGCCTCTCGCCATGTGGCCCGGAACTTGCTGCGCCTGCTGACATCTTGTTATGTGG GGCCCACTCGGCAGCAGTTCACAGACAGCGGTGACGAGAGTCCCCCACTGAGTGCCGGCAACATCTACCAGAAGAGGCCAGTGCTCGGTGACATAGTGTCAGGGCCTGTGCTCAGCTGTCTCCTCCACATCGCCCACCTCTATGGAGAACCGGTTCTCACCTACCAGTACCTGCCCTACATCAGCTACCTG GTGGCCCCAGGGAGCAACTCAAGCCCCAGCCGATTGAACAGCCGCAAGGAGGCGGGGCTGCTGGCCGCCGTCACACTGACTCAGAAGATCATTGTGTATCTCTCAGACACGACCCTCATGGACATTCTGCCCCGCATCAGCCATGAAGTCCTGTTGCCCGTGCTCAGCTTCCTCACCTCCCTTGTCACAGG GTTCCCAAGTGGGGCCCAGGCCCGGACTGTCCTGTGTGTGAAGACGGTCAGTCTCATCGCCCTCATCTGCTTGCGCATCGGacaggagatggttcagcagcatCTCAGCGAGCCCGTGGCCACCTTCTTCCAGGTCTTCTCTCATCTGCATGAGCTGCGGCAGCAG GACCTGCAGCTGGACCCTAAGGGCTGTGGTGAGGGCCAGCTGCCAGAGGCCACCTTCTCTGACGGGCATCGACGGCCAGTGGACCCCAGCCTGCTGGAAGAGCTGCAGAAGGTGTTCACCCTGGAAATGGCGTACACAATCTACGTACCCTTCTCCTGCCTGTTGG GCGACATCATCCGGAAGATCATCCCCAACCACGAGTTGGTCGGGGAGCTGGCAGCATTGTATCTGGAAAGCATCAGCCCCAGCGCTCGAAACCCAGCCAGCATGGAGCCCACTATGCCCAGTGCCAGCCCCGAATGGGACCCTCAGAGTGGGAGCTGTCTCTTGGATGATGGCCACTCAGGGACCTTTGGGAGTGTTCTGGTTGGAAATCGCATCCAGATTCCTGATTCTCAACCTGAGAGTCCCGGGCCCCTGGGCCCCATCTCTGGAGTCGGAGGTGGGGGCCTCAGCAGCAGAAGTGAAGACAATGCCCTGAAGCGGGAGCTGCCCCGGAGTGCCCACAGCTTGAGTGGGAACTGGCTGGCGTACTGGCAGTATGAGATTGGTGTGAGCCAGCAGGATGCCCACTTCCACTTCCACCAGATCCGCCTGCAGAGTTTTGTAGGCCACACAGGGGCTGTCAAATGTGTGGCTCCCCTAAGCAGTGAGGACTTCTTTCTGAGTGGGAGCAAGGACCGTACTGTGCGCCTCTGGCCACTGTACAACTATGGGGATGGGACCAGTGAGACAGCCCCCCGCCTCGTTTACTCCCAGCACCGCAAGAGTGTCTTCTACGCGGGCCAGCTTGAAGCCCCGCAGTATGTGGTGAGCTGTGATGGGGCTGTGCACGTCTGGGACCCCTTCACAG GGAAGACCCTTCGTACTGTGGATCCTTCAGACAGCCGGGTGCCCCTGACCGCTGTAGCTGTCATGCCTGCCCCCCACACCAGCATCACCATGGCCAGCTCTGACTCCACCTTGCGCTTTGTGGACTGCAGGAAGCCCGGCTTGCAG CATGAGTTCCGACTGGGTGGAGGACTGAACCCTGGGCTGGTTCGCGCCCTGGCAGTCAGCCCCAGTGGCCGTAGTGTTGTGGCTGGTTTCTCCTCGGGCTTCATGGTGCTGCTGGACACCCGCACGGGCCTGGTTCTGCGAGGCTGGCCAGCCCATGAAGGGGACATCCTACAGATCAAG GCCATCGAGGGCAGCATGCTAGTCAGCTCCTCTTCGGACCATTCCTTGACTGTGTGGAAGGAGCTGGAGCAGAAGCCGACACACCACTACAAGTCAGCGTCCGATCCCATCCACACCTTCGACCTGTACGGCAGTGAGGTGGTCACTGGCACTGTGGCCAACAAGATTGGCATCTGTTCCCTGCTTGAACCACCCTCTCAGGCTACCACGAAGCTCAGTTCCGAGAACTTCCGTGGCACACTCACTAGCCTGGCCTTGCTGCCCACGAAACGCCACCTCCTGCTGGGGTCGGACAATGGCATCATCCGCCTCCTGGCATAG